The proteins below come from a single Crossiella sp. CA-258035 genomic window:
- a CDS encoding PHP domain-containing protein, with amino-acid sequence MGHHHHGHGHGHGHGHGHQHDHDHEHGHDHDHEHQAGPDHAVDLEIPDSELSPGQLSRRSMLRRTGLLGAGLAAGSSVLTGAAAADPDRGQHRPPRGGYRWLAGDHHIHTQYSLDGRYRVIDQVRHGRNYGLDWMVITDHGGTTHARIGVEKIHPDILAARKDVPDALVFHGMEWNVPAAEHGTVIVHPGGDGEVAVLKEFVNNYDGILKNALSGTPANETLAIAGVNFLADAVKRKRVEDILFLANHPARKGWDSPHELRNWRDAAPHIAVGMEGAPGHQAAGIPKPHGPGLFRGYYDASPGPDSWPGYPLESYRTYGGFDWMTATVGGVWDSLLAEGKPWWITANSDSHTIYADAAVRGPGGDFDRDGKWPDPVHGGAPDLNEVDFFPGYYSRTHVGATDFSYRAVMHGIRAGRVWVDHGALVAGLDVQLRTAGHGFQHSATLGGTLTARRGTPVELVITVDQARLPNWAHFVPKLARVDLIQGKVTGPVTDRDASTAPDTKVVKAFEVGARQGKLRFVYRIGALDGPIYLRLRGTDGNRQAVGLRGAAVDPHGPAMDVPHDADPWRDLWFYTNPIWAVPV; translated from the coding sequence ATGGGTCATCACCACCACGGGCACGGCCATGGGCACGGCCACGGTCATGGGCACCAGCACGACCACGATCACGAGCACGGCCATGACCACGATCACGAGCACCAGGCCGGTCCCGACCACGCGGTCGACCTGGAGATCCCCGACTCCGAGCTGAGCCCCGGCCAGCTGTCCCGCCGGTCCATGCTGCGCCGCACGGGTCTGCTCGGCGCGGGCCTGGCCGCCGGGTCCTCGGTGCTCACCGGGGCCGCGGCCGCCGACCCCGACCGCGGGCAGCACCGGCCGCCGCGCGGCGGCTACCGCTGGCTGGCCGGGGACCACCACATCCACACCCAGTACAGCCTGGACGGCCGCTACCGGGTGATCGACCAGGTCCGGCACGGCCGCAACTACGGCCTGGACTGGATGGTGATCACCGACCACGGCGGCACCACGCACGCCCGGATCGGCGTGGAGAAGATCCACCCGGACATCCTGGCCGCGCGCAAGGACGTGCCGGACGCGCTGGTCTTCCACGGCATGGAGTGGAACGTGCCGGCCGCCGAGCACGGCACCGTGATCGTGCACCCCGGCGGGGACGGCGAGGTCGCCGTGCTCAAGGAGTTCGTCAACAACTACGACGGCATCCTGAAGAACGCGCTGAGCGGCACCCCGGCCAACGAGACCCTGGCCATCGCCGGGGTGAACTTCCTGGCCGACGCGGTCAAGCGCAAGCGGGTCGAGGACATCCTGTTCCTGGCCAACCACCCCGCGCGCAAGGGCTGGGACTCCCCGCACGAGCTGCGCAACTGGCGGGACGCCGCGCCGCACATCGCGGTCGGCATGGAGGGCGCGCCCGGTCACCAGGCCGCCGGCATCCCCAAGCCGCACGGGCCCGGCCTGTTCCGCGGCTACTACGACGCCAGCCCCGGCCCGGACTCCTGGCCCGGCTACCCGCTGGAGTCCTACCGCACCTACGGCGGCTTCGACTGGATGACCGCCACCGTCGGCGGCGTCTGGGACAGCCTGCTGGCCGAGGGCAAGCCGTGGTGGATCACCGCGAACTCCGACTCGCACACCATCTACGCCGACGCCGCGGTGCGCGGCCCCGGCGGCGACTTCGACCGCGACGGCAAGTGGCCGGACCCGGTGCACGGCGGCGCGCCGGACCTCAACGAGGTCGACTTCTTCCCCGGCTACTACAGCCGCACCCACGTCGGCGCCACCGACTTCAGCTACCGCGCGGTGATGCACGGCATCCGCGCCGGGCGGGTCTGGGTCGACCACGGCGCGCTGGTCGCGGGCCTGGACGTGCAGCTGCGCACCGCCGGGCACGGGTTCCAGCACTCGGCCACCCTGGGCGGCACGCTCACCGCGCGCCGCGGCACCCCGGTGGAGCTGGTGATCACCGTGGACCAGGCGCGGCTGCCGAACTGGGCGCACTTCGTGCCCAAGCTGGCGCGGGTGGACCTCATCCAGGGCAAGGTCACCGGGCCGGTCACCGACCGGGACGCCTCCACCGCCCCGGACACCAAGGTGGTCAAGGCCTTCGAGGTCGGCGCGCGGCAGGGCAAGCTGCGCTTCGTCTACCGGATCGGCGCCCTGGACGGGCCGATCTACCTGCGGCTGCGCGGCACCGACGGCAACCGGCAGGCCGTGGGCCTGCGCGGGGCCGCGGTCGACCCGCACGGCCCGGCCATGGACGTGCCGCACGACGCCGACCCGTGGCGGGACCTGTGGTTCTACACCAACCCGATCTGGGCGGTGCCGGTGTGA
- a CDS encoding PHP domain-containing protein — protein sequence MLDRAVPDEALSPAELSRRSMLRRAGLLGAGLAASSTVLAGTAAAAPSARPPRGGYRWLAGDHHIHTQYSDDGKYRVIDQVRHAGAHGLDWVVITDHGGPVHAKLGVDKVNPDIVAARRDTETLVFQGLEWNIPAAEHGTVIVHPGRNEVSVLKEFETGFDGRTRNAGAPTAANEALAISGLNFLADAVGRKRIEDVLFLANHPARKGLDSPHEIRGWRDAQPRIAVGMEGAPGHQAAGIPKPHGPGGARGLYDASPGPDSWQGYPLESYRTFGGFDWMTATVGGLWDSLLAEGKPWWVTANSDSHKVYADTAVRGPNTDYNANGKHSDPVHGGKPDLDAGDFFPGYYSRTHVGARDHSYGAVLEAIRAGRVWVDHGALVAGLDVQLRTADRWGQQSAPLGGVLHARRGTKLELVITIEAARLPNWASFVPKLARVDLIQGKVTGPVTDRDATTAPDTRVTQAFEVRQEGTLRIVHQLGRLDSPFYLRLRGTDGNRQAAGLRGASVDPHGPAMDVIGDADPWRDLWFYTNPIWALPW from the coding sequence GTGCTCGACCGGGCGGTGCCGGACGAGGCGCTGAGCCCGGCCGAGCTGTCCCGGCGCTCGATGCTGCGCCGCGCCGGGCTGCTCGGCGCGGGGCTGGCCGCCTCCTCGACCGTGCTGGCGGGCACCGCGGCGGCCGCGCCCTCGGCCCGGCCGCCGCGCGGCGGCTACCGGTGGCTGGCCGGGGACCACCACATCCACACCCAGTACAGCGACGACGGCAAGTACCGGGTGATCGACCAGGTCCGGCACGCGGGCGCGCACGGGCTGGACTGGGTGGTGATCACCGACCACGGCGGGCCGGTGCACGCCAAGCTCGGCGTGGACAAGGTCAACCCGGACATCGTGGCCGCCCGCCGGGACACCGAAACCCTGGTGTTCCAGGGCCTGGAGTGGAACATCCCGGCCGCCGAGCACGGCACCGTGATCGTGCACCCCGGCCGCAACGAGGTCTCGGTGCTCAAGGAGTTCGAGACCGGCTTCGACGGCCGCACCCGCAACGCCGGCGCGCCCACCGCGGCCAACGAGGCGCTGGCCATCTCCGGCCTCAACTTCCTGGCCGACGCGGTGGGGCGCAAGCGGATCGAGGACGTGCTGTTCCTGGCCAACCACCCCGCGCGCAAGGGCCTGGACTCCCCGCACGAGATCCGCGGCTGGCGGGACGCCCAGCCCAGGATCGCGGTCGGCATGGAGGGCGCGCCCGGCCACCAGGCCGCTGGCATCCCCAAGCCGCACGGCCCCGGCGGCGCGCGCGGCCTCTACGACGCCAGCCCCGGCCCGGACTCCTGGCAGGGCTACCCACTGGAGTCCTACCGGACCTTCGGCGGCTTCGACTGGATGACCGCCACCGTCGGCGGCCTCTGGGACAGCCTCCTGGCCGAGGGCAAACCCTGGTGGGTCACCGCGAACTCCGACTCGCACAAGGTCTACGCCGACACCGCCGTGCGCGGCCCGAACACCGACTACAACGCCAACGGCAAGCACAGCGACCCGGTGCACGGCGGCAAGCCCGACCTCGACGCGGGCGACTTCTTCCCCGGCTACTACAGCCGCACCCACGTCGGCGCCAGGGACCACTCCTACGGCGCGGTCCTGGAGGCGATCCGCGCGGGCCGGGTGTGGGTCGACCACGGCGCGCTGGTCGCGGGCCTGGACGTGCAGCTGCGCACCGCCGACCGCTGGGGCCAGCAGTCGGCGCCCCTGGGCGGGGTCCTGCACGCCCGGCGCGGCACCAAGCTCGAACTGGTGATCACCATCGAGGCGGCCCGGCTGCCGAACTGGGCCTCGTTCGTGCCCAAGCTGGCGCGGGTGGACCTCATCCAGGGCAAGGTCACCGGGCCGGTCACCGACCGGGACGCCACCACCGCCCCGGACACCAGGGTCACCCAGGCCTTCGAGGTCCGGCAGGAAGGCACACTCCGGATCGTGCACCAGCTGGGCAGGTTGGACAGTCCGTTCTACCTGCGGCTGCGCGGCACGGACGGCAACCGGCAGGCGGCCGGGCTGCGTGGGGCGTCAGTGGACCCGCACGGCCCGGCCATGGACGTCATCGGCGACGCTGACCCGTGGAGGGATCTGTGGTTCTACACCAACCCGATCTGGGCGCTGCCCTGGTGA
- a CDS encoding AfsR/SARP family transcriptional regulator — protein sequence MNIQVSVLGQLEVLRGGVAITPSPPKLRQVLALLAVSANSVVRVDELMAELWDGTPPPTATTTLQTYVSHLRKLFGATGRNAPESASVVLHTHRVGYSLTLPSGTLDVQRFTELAQRGRGELENGLLDEAADSLRGALAVWRGPALSDVDPGPVLRGHVARLAESRASVTDQRMEVELMLGRHHQLIGELTTLAEAHPTHEGLHTKLMLALHRSGRRSEALRVFQRLRATLVDRLGLEPGPELQRLHRTLLNGGDETEPAPPLTTQVRPAPGWAEPPAQLPPDLPSFVGRVRELTEAESLLTAGSQSAPPVVSVVGPPGVGKSAFCTHVANRVRARFPHGQLYADLAETEPEEALAGFLRAIRGPNTPLPTELRERSQLFRSWTVQRKVVVVLDNACSAAQIAPLVPSGPGCAVLVACRRRVPFHGAALTVDLTPLDATDSLELLRSVIGAPRVEQDPGSAQTLVELCGGLPLALLAAATRLTLRPHWSIGRLTDRLVSEDQRLRELASGKLDVRASVEANYRLLAGRYRTAFVRLGSLPGGPISVEQAALALNIDEDAAEAVLERLVEFQLAEVASTEPENHGAYFRYRFHPLMQLAARALAAAGVLDERPLGFPLASTPSDR from the coding sequence ATGAACATCCAAGTGTCCGTGCTCGGCCAGTTGGAGGTGCTGCGCGGCGGGGTGGCCATCACGCCGAGCCCACCAAAACTGCGTCAGGTGCTAGCTCTTCTCGCGGTCAGCGCGAACAGTGTCGTGCGCGTGGACGAGCTCATGGCCGAGCTGTGGGACGGAACCCCGCCGCCAACCGCCACCACGACCCTGCAGACCTACGTCTCCCACCTGCGCAAGCTGTTCGGGGCCACCGGCCGCAACGCCCCCGAGTCGGCCTCCGTGGTGCTGCACACCCACCGCGTCGGCTACTCCCTGACGCTGCCCTCGGGCACCCTGGACGTGCAGCGCTTCACCGAGCTGGCCCAGCGCGGCCGGGGCGAGCTGGAGAACGGCCTGCTGGACGAGGCCGCCGACTCGCTGCGCGGCGCGCTGGCGGTCTGGCGCGGCCCCGCGCTGTCCGATGTGGACCCCGGCCCGGTGCTGCGCGGGCACGTGGCCCGCCTGGCGGAGAGCCGGGCCAGCGTGACCGACCAGCGGATGGAGGTCGAGCTGATGCTCGGCCGCCACCACCAGCTCATCGGCGAGCTGACCACCCTGGCCGAGGCGCACCCCACGCACGAGGGCCTGCACACCAAGCTGATGCTGGCCCTGCACCGCTCCGGCCGCCGCTCGGAGGCCCTGCGCGTCTTCCAGCGCCTGCGCGCCACCCTGGTGGACCGCCTCGGCCTGGAACCCGGCCCCGAGCTCCAGCGCCTGCACCGCACCCTGCTCAACGGCGGCGACGAGACCGAACCGGCGCCGCCGCTGACCACCCAGGTCCGCCCGGCCCCCGGCTGGGCCGAGCCGCCCGCGCAGCTGCCGCCGGACCTGCCGTCCTTCGTCGGCCGGGTCCGGGAGCTGACCGAGGCGGAGTCGCTGCTGACCGCGGGGTCGCAGAGCGCGCCGCCGGTGGTCTCGGTGGTCGGCCCGCCCGGGGTGGGCAAGTCCGCGTTCTGCACGCACGTGGCCAACCGGGTGCGGGCCCGCTTCCCGCACGGCCAGCTCTACGCCGACCTCGCCGAGACCGAGCCCGAGGAGGCCCTCGCCGGTTTCCTGCGGGCCATCCGCGGCCCGAACACCCCGCTGCCCACCGAGCTGCGCGAGCGCAGCCAGCTCTTCCGCAGCTGGACGGTGCAGCGCAAGGTGGTCGTGGTGCTGGACAACGCGTGCAGCGCCGCCCAGATCGCCCCGCTGGTGCCCAGCGGCCCCGGCTGCGCGGTGCTGGTGGCCTGCCGCCGCCGGGTCCCCTTCCACGGCGCCGCGCTCACCGTCGACCTCACCCCGCTGGACGCCACCGACTCCTTGGAGCTGCTGCGCTCGGTCATCGGCGCGCCCAGGGTCGAGCAGGACCCCGGTTCCGCGCAGACCCTGGTCGAGCTCTGCGGCGGCCTGCCACTGGCCCTGCTGGCGGCGGCCACCCGGCTGACCCTGCGCCCGCACTGGTCCATCGGCCGCCTCACCGACCGCCTGGTCTCCGAGGACCAGCGGCTGCGCGAGCTGGCCAGCGGCAAGCTGGACGTGCGGGCCAGCGTGGAGGCCAACTACCGCCTGCTGGCGGGCCGCTACCGCACCGCCTTCGTCCGCCTGGGCTCGCTGCCCGGCGGCCCGATCTCGGTGGAGCAGGCGGCCCTGGCGCTCAACATCGACGAGGACGCCGCCGAGGCGGTGCTGGAACGCCTGGTGGAGTTCCAGCTCGCCGAGGTCGCCTCCACCGAACCGGAGAACCACGGCGCCTACTTCCGCTACCGCTTCCACCCGCTGATGCAGCTGGCCGCCCGCGCCCTGGCCGCGGCAGGCGTGCTGGACGAGCGGCCGCTGGGGTTCCCGCTGGCGAGCACCCCCAGCGACCGCTGA
- a CDS encoding Rieske (2Fe-2S) protein, translating to MPAPELPRPTRRTVLCGLAAALLVPAGLVSACGTETPAGSGPGGTPGGTGGAAPGGALAKLADIPVGKGAVVTGPQGPLLLVRASETEVRAFNAACPHAGTPVAPPANGTITCPNHGSQFDAGSGAVKKGPATTGLTPVKVTVADGQVLAA from the coding sequence GTGCCCGCTCCCGAGCTGCCCAGACCCACCCGGCGCACCGTGCTGTGCGGACTGGCCGCGGCCCTGCTCGTGCCCGCCGGGCTGGTCTCGGCCTGCGGCACCGAGACCCCGGCCGGATCCGGGCCCGGCGGCACACCGGGCGGCACCGGCGGGGCGGCCCCGGGCGGGGCGCTGGCCAAGCTGGCCGACATCCCGGTCGGCAAGGGCGCGGTGGTCACCGGCCCGCAGGGGCCGTTGTTGCTGGTACGGGCCTCGGAGACCGAGGTCAGGGCGTTCAACGCGGCCTGCCCGCACGCCGGCACCCCGGTCGCGCCACCGGCCAACGGCACCATCACCTGCCCCAACCACGGCAGCCAGTTCGACGCCGGGTCCGGCGCGGTGAAGAAGGGACCGGCCACCACCGGACTGACCCCGGTCAAGGTCACCGTCGCCGACGGGCAGGTGCTCGCGGCCTGA
- a CDS encoding alpha/beta hydrolase gives MEIRLGELTFDVAVSGPADGEVVLLLHGFPQSHHCWDEVVELLNARGYRTVAPDQRGYSPGARPAAVDGYDIPLLAADAVGILDALEVPAAHVVGHDWGAIVAWNVAVRHPDRTRTLTALSVPHPAAFAWAREHDADQQARSTYIDLFRTEGKAEDVLLADGAQRLRETMVPPLTPEQAAPHLALLGQRAALTGALNWYRAIGPELGELGPVTVPTTYLWSTEDRALGRAGAQRCGQHVTGSYRFVEVEGITHWIPEQAPKLVAEEIVRLATG, from the coding sequence ATGGAGATCCGCCTCGGTGAACTGACCTTCGACGTGGCCGTGTCCGGACCGGCCGACGGCGAGGTGGTGCTGCTGCTGCACGGCTTCCCGCAGTCCCACCACTGCTGGGACGAGGTCGTGGAGCTGCTCAACGCCCGCGGCTACCGCACCGTCGCCCCCGACCAGCGCGGCTACTCACCCGGCGCCCGGCCGGCCGCGGTCGACGGCTACGACATCCCGCTGCTGGCCGCCGACGCGGTCGGCATCCTGGACGCACTCGAGGTGCCTGCCGCGCACGTGGTCGGCCACGACTGGGGCGCCATCGTGGCCTGGAACGTGGCCGTCCGGCACCCGGATCGCACCCGCACGCTGACCGCGCTGTCCGTGCCGCACCCGGCCGCCTTCGCCTGGGCCCGCGAGCACGATGCCGACCAGCAGGCCCGCTCCACCTACATCGACCTGTTCCGCACCGAGGGCAAGGCCGAGGACGTGCTGCTCGCCGACGGAGCCCAGCGCCTGCGTGAGACCATGGTCCCGCCGCTGACGCCGGAGCAGGCCGCCCCGCACCTGGCCCTGCTCGGGCAGCGGGCGGCGCTGACCGGGGCGCTCAACTGGTACCGGGCGATCGGCCCCGAACTCGGCGAGCTCGGCCCCGTCACCGTGCCCACCACCTACCTCTGGAGCACCGAGGACCGCGCCCTGGGCCGGGCCGGAGCGCAGCGTTGCGGACAGCACGTGACCGGGTCCTACCGGTTCGTCGAGGTCGAGGGCATCACGCACTGGATTCCGGAGCAGGCGCCAAAACTCGTCGCCGAGGAGATCGTCCGGCTGGCCACCGGCTGA
- a CDS encoding PH domain-containing protein: protein MAEQTETATPAAVVIRPHLVRIIGFTLAPILLLAFASAGIFMRATYTGAHFRISDQVAMVIVGVLLAAGALVLTRPRLIIDADGVDVRGFVARKRLSWQEILGVSFPDKAYFAKLDLPHDEHYPAIAIQSWDGPRAVQAIRVLRERYAAAHAE, encoded by the coding sequence GTGGCAGAGCAGACCGAGACCGCGACACCCGCCGCCGTCGTCATCCGCCCGCACCTGGTCCGGATCATCGGGTTCACCCTGGCCCCGATCCTGTTGCTGGCCTTCGCCAGCGCCGGGATCTTCATGCGGGCCACCTACACCGGCGCGCACTTCCGGATCTCCGATCAGGTGGCCATGGTCATCGTCGGCGTGCTGCTGGCCGCGGGCGCGCTGGTGCTGACCAGGCCCCGGCTGATCATCGACGCCGACGGGGTGGACGTGCGCGGGTTCGTCGCCCGCAAACGCCTGTCCTGGCAGGAGATCCTCGGCGTCAGCTTCCCGGACAAGGCCTACTTCGCCAAGCTGGACCTGCCGCACGACGAGCACTACCCGGCCATCGCCATCCAGTCCTGGGACGGGCCGCGCGCGGTGCAGGCGATCCGGGTTCTTCGTGAGAGGTACGCCGCAGCCCACGCCGAGTGA
- the ribH gene encoding 6,7-dimethyl-8-ribityllumazine synthase translates to MSGAGRPEIEVPSAGVSLKVAIAATRWHPEITDQLVERALVAASKAGVAEPKVVRVAGAIELPVVCQELARRYDAVVALGVVIRGGTPHFEYVCDAVTDGLTRIALDESTPVGNGVLTCDTLEQALDRSGRPGSAEDKGFEACVAAIDTAVTLRGLRGGK, encoded by the coding sequence ATGAGCGGAGCGGGACGGCCGGAGATCGAGGTCCCGAGCGCCGGTGTGAGCTTGAAGGTGGCTATCGCGGCCACTCGCTGGCACCCGGAGATCACTGACCAGCTGGTCGAGCGGGCGCTGGTCGCGGCCAGCAAGGCCGGGGTGGCCGAACCCAAGGTGGTGCGGGTCGCGGGCGCGATCGAGCTGCCGGTGGTCTGCCAGGAGCTGGCCCGCCGCTACGACGCGGTGGTCGCCCTCGGCGTGGTCATCCGCGGCGGCACCCCGCACTTCGAGTACGTCTGCGATGCGGTCACCGACGGCCTCACCCGGATCGCCCTGGACGAGTCCACCCCGGTCGGCAACGGCGTGCTCACCTGCGACACCCTGGAACAGGCCCTGGACCGCTCCGGGCGGCCGGGCAGCGCCGAGGACAAGGGCTTCGAGGCCTGTGTCGCGGCCATCGACACCGCGGTGACACTGCGCGGGCTGCGGGGTGGAAAATGA
- a CDS encoding bifunctional 3,4-dihydroxy-2-butanone-4-phosphate synthase/GTP cyclohydrolase II, with protein sequence MTEFDTIEAAIADIAAGRPVIVVDDEDRENEGDLIFAAEKATPELIAFTVRYTSGYICVPLPESDCDRLDLPPMYHTNQDARGTAYTVTVDARSGVSTGISAADRAHTIRLLADAASTAADFNRPGHVVPLRAKEGGVLRRPGHTEAAVDLARLAGLRPAGVLCEVVSQKDDGDMARRDELEVFAAEHDLKLISIAGLIAYRRRFEKQVQRVAEARIPTAHGVFRAVGYDSLLDGIEHVALVTGELGDGEDVLVRVHSECLTGDVFGSLRCDCGPQLDAALAAVAAEGRGVVLYMRGHEGRGIGLMHKLQAYQLQDNGADTVDANLALGMPADARDYGTGAQILSDLGIRSMRLLTNNPAKRVGLEGYGLRVADRVPMPIRPNPENLRYLRTKRDRMGHELYDLENLGAETGDRA encoded by the coding sequence GTGACCGAATTCGACACCATCGAGGCAGCCATCGCCGACATCGCGGCGGGCCGGCCCGTCATCGTGGTCGACGACGAGGACCGGGAGAACGAGGGCGACCTCATCTTCGCCGCGGAGAAGGCCACCCCGGAGCTGATCGCCTTCACCGTGCGCTACACCTCCGGCTACATCTGCGTGCCGCTGCCGGAGTCCGACTGCGACCGGCTCGACCTGCCGCCGATGTACCACACCAACCAGGACGCCCGCGGCACCGCCTACACCGTCACCGTGGACGCCCGCAGCGGCGTGTCCACCGGCATCTCCGCCGCCGACCGGGCGCACACCATCCGGCTGCTCGCCGACGCCGCCTCCACCGCCGCCGACTTCAACCGGCCCGGCCACGTGGTCCCGCTGCGCGCCAAGGAAGGCGGCGTGCTGCGTCGCCCCGGCCACACCGAGGCCGCGGTGGACCTGGCCCGCCTGGCCGGACTCCGCCCGGCGGGCGTGCTGTGCGAGGTGGTCAGCCAGAAGGACGACGGCGACATGGCCCGCCGCGACGAGCTGGAGGTCTTCGCCGCCGAGCACGACCTCAAGCTGATCAGCATCGCCGGGCTGATCGCCTACCGCCGCCGCTTCGAGAAGCAGGTGCAGCGGGTCGCCGAGGCCCGCATCCCCACCGCGCACGGCGTCTTCCGCGCGGTCGGCTACGACAGCCTGCTGGACGGCATCGAGCACGTGGCCCTGGTCACCGGCGAGCTCGGCGACGGCGAGGACGTGCTGGTCCGGGTGCACTCCGAATGCCTCACCGGCGACGTGTTCGGCTCGCTGCGCTGCGACTGCGGACCCCAGCTGGACGCCGCGCTGGCCGCGGTCGCCGCCGAGGGCCGCGGCGTGGTGCTCTACATGCGCGGCCACGAGGGCCGCGGCATCGGCCTGATGCACAAGCTGCAGGCCTACCAGCTGCAGGACAACGGCGCCGACACCGTGGACGCCAACCTCGCCCTGGGCATGCCGGCCGACGCCCGCGACTACGGCACCGGCGCGCAGATCCTCTCCGACCTGGGCATCCGCTCCATGCGGCTGCTCACCAACAACCCGGCCAAGCGGGTGGGCCTGGAGGGCTACGGCCTGCGCGTGGCCGACCGGGTGCCGATGCCGATCCGGCCCAACCCGGAGAACCTGCGCTACCTGCGCACCAAGCGGGACCGGATGGGCCACGAGCTGTACGACCTCGAGAACCTCGGGGCGGAGACGGGAGACCGGGCATGA
- a CDS encoding riboflavin synthase: MFTGIVEERGHLVAVEQLTDAARITVAGPLVTSDAKHGDSIAVNGVCLTVVETTDGAFTADVMRETLQRSNLGKAAAGDPVNLERAAAVGQRLGGHIMQGHVDGTGTIAAREPSAHWELVRVAIPPALSRYLVEKGSVAIDGVSLTVVEVGEDFFTVSLIPTTLDLTTLGIRQPGDQVNLEVDVLAKYVEKLASGAITAATKETR, from the coding sequence GTGTTCACCGGGATCGTGGAGGAACGAGGCCATCTCGTCGCGGTCGAGCAGCTCACCGACGCGGCGCGGATCACCGTGGCCGGGCCGCTGGTCACCTCCGACGCCAAGCACGGCGACTCGATCGCGGTCAACGGCGTCTGCCTGACCGTGGTCGAGACCACCGACGGCGCGTTCACCGCCGACGTGATGCGCGAGACCCTCCAGCGCAGCAACCTGGGCAAGGCCGCCGCCGGCGACCCGGTCAACCTGGAGCGCGCCGCCGCGGTGGGCCAGCGCCTGGGCGGGCACATCATGCAGGGCCACGTGGACGGCACCGGCACCATCGCCGCCCGCGAGCCCTCCGCGCACTGGGAGCTCGTCCGGGTGGCCATCCCCCCTGCGCTGTCCCGCTACCTGGTGGAGAAGGGCTCGGTGGCCATCGACGGCGTCTCGCTGACCGTGGTCGAGGTCGGCGAGGACTTCTTCACCGTGAGCCTCATCCCCACCACCCTCGACTTGACCACACTTGGTATCCGGCAGCCCGGGGACCAGGTCAACCTGGAAGTGGACGTGCTCGCGAAGTACGTCGAGAAGCTCGCCAGCGGGGCCATCACGGCCGCTACCAAGGAGACCCGGTGA
- the ribD gene encoding bifunctional diaminohydroxyphosphoribosylaminopyrimidine deaminase/5-amino-6-(5-phosphoribosylamino)uracil reductase RibD translates to MSPQDRLPLVEAMRTAIAASTAVLGTTSPNPPVGAVILDADGVVAGVGATQPPGGPHAEVMALREAGEKARGGCAVVTLEPCNHTGRTPPCVDALLTAGVAEVHYAVADPNPRAAGGADRLRAGDVEVSEGLLAEQVRRGPLRAWLHHARTGRPHVTWKYAATLDGRVAAADGTSRWISSPESRAEVHRLRGRADAIVVGRGTVLADDPELTARTPDGGLAPRQPLRVVVGAGDLPVAARVRNDAAQTLHLRTHEPRMVLAELAARGVVDVLLEGGPRLAGAFAAAGLIDRVLLYLAPGLLGAGPAALAEAGVGTIADTVRLQFEEVGRSGPDVRISAVPAP, encoded by the coding sequence ATGAGCCCCCAGGACCGGTTGCCGCTGGTGGAGGCGATGCGCACGGCCATCGCCGCCAGCACCGCCGTGCTGGGCACCACCAGCCCCAACCCGCCGGTCGGCGCGGTCATCCTGGACGCCGACGGCGTGGTGGCCGGGGTGGGCGCGACCCAGCCGCCCGGTGGCCCGCACGCCGAGGTGATGGCCCTGCGCGAGGCGGGGGAGAAGGCCAGGGGCGGCTGCGCCGTGGTCACCCTGGAACCCTGCAACCACACCGGCCGCACCCCGCCCTGCGTGGACGCCCTGCTCACCGCGGGCGTGGCCGAGGTGCACTACGCGGTGGCCGACCCCAACCCCAGGGCCGCCGGCGGCGCGGACCGGCTGCGGGCCGGGGACGTCGAGGTCAGCGAGGGGCTGCTGGCCGAGCAGGTGCGCCGCGGGCCGCTGCGCGCCTGGCTGCACCACGCCCGCACCGGCCGCCCGCACGTGACCTGGAAGTACGCCGCCACCCTCGACGGCCGGGTCGCCGCCGCTGACGGCACCAGCCGCTGGATCAGCTCCCCGGAGTCCAGGGCCGAGGTGCACCGGCTGCGCGGCCGGGCCGACGCGATCGTGGTCGGCCGCGGCACCGTGCTCGCCGACGACCCCGAGCTCACCGCCCGCACCCCCGACGGCGGCCTCGCGCCGCGGCAGCCGCTGCGCGTGGTGGTCGGCGCGGGCGACCTGCCCGTCGCGGCCAGGGTGCGCAACGACGCGGCGCAGACCCTGCACCTGCGCACGCACGAGCCCAGGATGGTGCTGGCCGAGCTCGCCGCGCGCGGCGTGGTGGACGTGCTCCTGGAGGGCGGGCCGCGGCTGGCCGGGGCCTTCGCCGCCGCCGGGCTGATCGACCGGGTGCTGCTCTACCTGGCCCCCGGCCTGCTCGGCGCCGGCCCGGCCGCGCTGGCCGAGGCCGGGGTGGGAACGATCGCGGACACCGTGCGGTTGCAGTTCGAAGAGGTCGGCAGGAGCGGACCGGACGTGCGGATCAGCGCGGTACCCGCGCCGTAG